The following proteins are co-located in the Patescibacteria group bacterium genome:
- the trpS gene encoding tryptophan--tRNA ligase has protein sequence MKRIFSGVQPSGELHLGNYLGAIKQWVEMQDEYESIFCVVDLHAITVKQKPDELRKKIIEIAKIYLAFGIDPKKSVIFQQSDISEHAEVAWILNTVARMSDLNKMTQFKDKGGESENIGVGLFDYPVLMASDILLYNTDVVPVGEDQKQHVELARNLAKRFNHQFGKTFVVPDVSIRKEGARIMGLDDPSSKMSKSASSELNYIALTDDPEKAVKKIMKAVTDTEAVVKYDKENKPGISNLLNIYHLLTDEKIEDIVKKYEGRGYGDFKKDLAEIVKNFLIDFQEKYNNISDGGVRNILDAGAKKIKPIAQETYLKVKKIMGIK, from the coding sequence ATGAAAAGAATATTTTCGGGAGTACAACCAAGTGGTGAGCTACATTTAGGCAATTATCTCGGAGCAATAAAACAATGGGTTGAAATGCAGGATGAATATGAGAGCATTTTTTGTGTTGTTGATTTGCATGCCATTACCGTAAAACAAAAGCCAGACGAACTTAGAAAAAAGATAATTGAAATAGCAAAAATATATTTAGCATTTGGAATTGATCCAAAAAAGTCAGTTATTTTCCAACAATCAGATATTTCAGAGCATGCTGAAGTAGCTTGGATTCTAAATACAGTTGCTAGGATGTCTGATTTGAATAAAATGACCCAATTTAAAGACAAGGGGGGTGAGAGTGAGAACATAGGAGTGGGCCTTTTTGATTATCCTGTTCTTATGGCTTCTGATATTCTTTTATATAATACAGACGTTGTTCCTGTTGGTGAAGATCAGAAACAGCACGTAGAACTTGCTCGTAATTTAGCGAAAAGATTTAATCACCAATTTGGAAAAACATTTGTTGTTCCTGATGTTAGCATTCGCAAAGAAGGGGCTCGTATAATGGGCTTAGACGACCCATCTAGTAAAATGAGCAAAAGCGCTAGCTCCGAGCTAAATTATATTGCTCTAACTGACGACCCAGAAAAAGCAGTTAAGAAAATTATGAAAGCAGTTACTGACACAGAGGCAGTTGTAAAATATGACAAAGAAAATAAACCAGGAATATCTAATCTCTTAAATATATATCATTTACTTACGGATGAGAAAATTGAAGATATAGTTAAAAAATATGAAGGAAGGGGTTATGGTGATTTTAAGAAAGATTTAGCTGAAATTGTGAAAAACTTTTTGATTGATTTTCAGGAAAAATATAATAATATCAGCGACGGGGGAGTAAGAAATATTCTAGATGCAGGAGCCAAGAAGATAAAACCAATAGCCCAGGAAACATATTTAAAAGTTAAAAAAATAATGGGAATAAAATAA
- a CDS encoding GGDEF domain-containing protein, with amino-acid sequence MLNLILSVCLMGSLGYIYVLHKRISHMKREMGIDPLTGIPDRRFLETQAKRCVELAMRRKVSFACLAIDLDKFKMVNDTMGHQVGDEVLKDVAKKLQECCRETDYVARIGGDEFVLLALGENEEGLKILSKRIKENVEKVAKKHMIPSEYNFGVSVGISVYGENENHGFSGMFKSADDNLYAEKKLKDRRHR; translated from the coding sequence ATGTTGAATCTAATATTGTCGGTTTGTTTAATGGGGTCATTGGGATATATTTATGTTCTTCATAAAAGAATAAGTCACATGAAAAGGGAAATGGGAATTGACCCATTAACCGGAATTCCAGACAGGAGATTTCTCGAAACACAAGCAAAGAGATGTGTTGAGCTAGCAATGAGGAGGAAAGTTTCATTTGCCTGCCTCGCGATCGACCTAGATAAGTTTAAGATGGTCAATGACACAATGGGGCATCAGGTTGGCGACGAGGTCCTAAAGGACGTTGCTAAGAAGCTTCAGGAATGTTGTCGTGAAACAGATTATGTCGCTAGAATTGGCGGCGATGAATTTGTTCTTCTCGCTCTAGGTGAGAATGAAGAAGGACTGAAAATACTTTCGAAAAGAATAAAAGAAAATGTTGAAAAAGTAGCCAAAAAACACATGATTCCAAGCGAATACAATTTTGGTGTAAGCGTTGGTATTAGTGTTTATGGTGAAAATGAAAACCATGGGTTTTCCGGAATGTTCAAGTCTGCTGACGACAATCTATACGCAGAAAAAAAGTTAAAAGATCGTCGGCACAGATAA
- the lgt gene encoding prolipoprotein diacylglyceryl transferase yields MSSLNFLHYFTPNPVLLSLGPFTIYWYGVFIVIGMMLGIVLTLKLAKLYKIDENKIIDLSFWLIIFSIIGARIYHVLLELPYYLDNPLQIFMLWNGGIAIHGAIFAGLLTIWFYSKKHSLSLLKITSIIVPSLALAQTIGRWGNYFNQELFGRPTNLPWGIPINPFRLPPDYLGVTYFHPTFLYESIGNLLIFLILIYLNYLILKFKKIKLEVLTFVYLLLYSLLRFTTEFIRIDKTPEMFGLRLPQIVSILIVIISLYFLYKFRQKNTLEKN; encoded by the coding sequence ATGTCTAGTTTAAACTTTTTACATTATTTCACTCCAAACCCGGTGTTACTCAGTCTGGGACCATTTACTATTTACTGGTATGGGGTTTTTATTGTCATTGGTATGATGCTTGGGATAGTTTTGACACTAAAATTAGCTAAATTATATAAAATTGACGAGAACAAGATAATTGATCTATCTTTCTGGCTTATTATTTTCTCTATCATTGGTGCTCGTATTTATCACGTTCTTCTTGAACTTCCCTATTATCTAGACAATCCTTTGCAAATATTTATGCTTTGGAATGGAGGCATTGCAATTCATGGTGCTATTTTTGCTGGACTTCTTACAATTTGGTTTTATTCTAAAAAACACTCACTCTCGCTCCTAAAAATTACTTCTATCATCGTCCCTAGCCTTGCACTGGCCCAGACAATTGGTCGTTGGGGAAATTATTTCAATCAAGAACTCTTTGGTAGGCCAACAAATCTCCCCTGGGGCATCCCTATCAACCCCTTTCGTCTTCCTCCTGACTATCTTGGTGTTACCTACTTTCACCCAACGTTTTTATACGAGAGCATCGGGAATCTGCTTATTTTCTTAATATTGATTTATCTAAATTATCTAATCTTGAAATTTAAGAAAATTAAGTTAGAAGTATTAACTTTTGTGTACCTACTTCTCTATTCACTATTAAGATTTACGACCGAATTTATTCGTATAGACAAAACACCCGAGATGTTTGGACTTAGACTTCCTCAGATAGTAAGTATCTTAATTGTTATTATTTCTCTATATTTTCTCTATAAATTTAGACAAAAAAATACACTTGAAAAAAACTAA
- the rpsT gene encoding 30S ribosomal protein S20 has protein sequence MANTKSANKEIRKNATNEAYNKKIKDTAKSLIKRSKKAIEANDPKAGELVQSALKSLDKAAQKGVIKKNTKDRKKSRLHQALNESTTK, from the coding sequence ATGGCTAACACAAAATCAGCAAACAAAGAAATTAGAAAGAACGCTACAAATGAAGCGTATAACAAAAAAATAAAAGATACTGCAAAGAGCCTAATAAAAAGAAGCAAAAAGGCTATTGAAGCAAATGACCCTAAGGCTGGAGAATTAGTTCAATCAGCATTAAAGAGTCTTGATAAGGCAGCACAGAAAGGAGTAATCAAAAAAAACACCAAAGACAGAAAGAAATCAAGATTACATCAAGCCCTAAACGAATCAACTACAAAATAA
- a CDS encoding 3'-5' exonuclease produces MYDASKYKPIFDQLKLDKPIIIFDLETTGLIMTMDRIIEIAYIKIFPNGKVVKEDIYLNPEMKISEESMAVHGITDEQVADKPTFKDKAQEFWDIFANSYYGGFNVIGFDLPLLKREFVRVGMDFEYTNDDIVDSKTIFHEMEKRTLSAAYNFYCGKEHVDAHNALADVEVSAEVLIGQIEQYKDILDWEFINKIHNNSNSDRFVDNDRKFYWRDGEAYFSFSKFKDTPLKKVAETETGFLNWIIGADFSEETKDIVKKALSGEFPKKKAVDSHDLS; encoded by the coding sequence ATGTACGATGCAAGTAAATATAAACCAATATTTGACCAGCTAAAATTAGATAAGCCGATTATTATTTTTGACCTTGAAACTACAGGTCTCATCATGACAATGGACAGGATAATTGAAATTGCCTATATTAAAATTTTTCCAAATGGAAAGGTCGTGAAAGAAGATATATATTTGAATCCAGAAATGAAAATATCTGAAGAGTCTATGGCCGTTCACGGAATAACGGATGAACAAGTTGCAGATAAACCAACATTCAAAGATAAGGCTCAAGAGTTTTGGGATATTTTTGCTAATAGTTATTATGGAGGATTCAATGTGATTGGTTTTGATCTGCCTCTTTTGAAAAGAGAATTTGTAAGAGTTGGTATGGATTTTGAATATACAAATGATGACATAGTAGATTCTAAAACAATTTTTCATGAGATGGAAAAAAGAACTCTTTCAGCTGCTTACAACTTTTATTGCGGGAAGGAACATGTTGACGCTCACAATGCATTGGCTGATGTAGAAGTTTCGGCAGAGGTTCTAATTGGTCAGATTGAGCAATATAAAGATATTTTAGATTGGGAATTTATAAACAAAATTCACAATAATTCAAATTCGGATAGATTCGTTGATAACGATAGAAAATTTTATTGGCGAGATGGAGAGGCGTATTTCTCTTTTTCAAAGTTTAAAGACACTCCATTGAAGAAAGTTGCAGAAACTGAAACCGGCTTTTTAAATTGGATTATCGGAGCTGATTTTTCTGAAGAAACAAAAGACATTGTCAAGAAGGCATTGTCAGGAGAATTTCCTAAAAAAAAGGCCGTGGATAGTCACGACCTTAGTTAA
- a CDS encoding pseudouridine synthase → MKIVLQKYIADSGHCSRRQAEELIRSGKVSVNKKKAELGMRVGERDDVFIGNEKIGEKKEHIYIILNKPVGYVCTTKKFKGEKNVFDLVKTNERLFIVGRLDKDSQGLVLLTNDGDLAQEMTHPSFEHEKKYIIEVDKARKDIQEIVKNFLKGVDIGRDPSTSSGRGDGIVWTKNAKHLGGKLFEIILVEGKKRQIRRMFATQGLEVKRLTRISLGKLKLSKLENGKWKNINKNQII, encoded by the coding sequence ATGAAAATAGTCTTACAAAAATATATCGCAGATTCTGGACATTGTTCTCGCCGTCAGGCAGAAGAGCTTATTCGGAGTGGAAAAGTATCTGTAAACAAGAAAAAGGCTGAGCTTGGGATGAGAGTAGGTGAAAGGGACGATGTTTTTATAGGAAATGAAAAAATTGGAGAAAAAAAAGAGCATATATACATTATCCTAAACAAACCAGTCGGCTATGTATGTACAACCAAGAAATTCAAAGGAGAAAAAAATGTTTTTGATTTAGTTAAAACAAATGAGAGGCTTTTTATTGTTGGAAGACTTGATAAGGATAGTCAGGGATTGGTGCTTCTAACAAATGATGGTGATTTAGCACAAGAGATGACCCACCCAAGCTTTGAGCACGAGAAAAAATATATTATAGAAGTAGATAAGGCGAGAAAAGACATTCAGGAAATTGTTAAGAATTTTCTGAAAGGGGTTGATATCGGGAGAGACCCTTCGACAAGCTCAGGGCGAGGAGATGGAATAGTTTGGACAAAGAACGCAAAACATTTAGGCGGGAAATTGTTTGAAATTATTTTAGTTGAAGGGAAGAAAAGACAAATCAGACGAATGTTTGCAACTCAGGGATTGGAAGTTAAAAGATTAACTAGGATTTCTCTTGGGAAATTAAAACTTAGTAAACTGGAAAATGGGAAATGGAAAAATATTAATAAAAATCAAATAATATAA
- a CDS encoding O-antigen ligase family protein, with the protein MNIFFEKINKYGLPILIAGLPLYLVRFKIFGVPTTLLELMFWFVFLSWFFNNFKSIKERIKNKSKIENRKSKIGIYPFSILIILFVISSFIALTMSGFSITALGIYKAYFIEAILFYVLAFNYFKNRENREKVFWALAISAFVISVFAIYQKVTGNFIVNPFWQNEATRRVTSFFLYPNALGLYLGPITTLLFFLLVKKTKELITNYELRITNKWFNLELLKIIFYLFTFIFSLLSIYFAKSEAALGAILISIFFGSLFISKRFAIGFILLGLISGVVIFTNTNLRTFALEKIQLKDFSGEVRKQQWRETTEMLKNNGAILGVGLSGYQKAVNPYHQEGIFFNESRDPDFRRKIVIFDDKYRAEHWRPVEVYMYPHNIILNFWVELGLLGVIAFFGLVIQFFYFGAKLIQNSKFKIQNSSLKNNKILIIGVMFSMVEILIHGIVDVPYFKNDLSFLFWLIFAMMGVYWVEYKNSNRR; encoded by the coding sequence ATGAATATTTTTTTTGAAAAAATAAATAAATATGGTCTACCGATCTTGATAGCGGGCCTTCCTCTGTATCTAGTAAGATTTAAAATTTTTGGAGTTCCAACAACTTTACTTGAGCTAATGTTTTGGTTTGTTTTTTTATCTTGGTTTTTTAACAATTTCAAGTCTATCAAAGAGAGAATAAAAAATAAATCGAAAATTGAAAATCGAAAATCGAAAATTGGCATATACCCCTTTAGTATTCTAATCATTTTGTTTGTAATATCTAGTTTTATTGCCTTGACGATGAGTGGTTTTTCTATCACTGCACTCGGGATTTACAAAGCATATTTTATAGAAGCAATTCTTTTTTACGTTTTAGCTTTTAATTATTTTAAAAACAGAGAAAATAGAGAAAAGGTATTTTGGGCCCTGGCTATATCTGCTTTTGTAATATCAGTCTTTGCGATTTATCAAAAAGTAACAGGCAATTTTATCGTCAATCCTTTCTGGCAGAATGAAGCCACAAGAAGGGTAACTTCATTTTTTCTTTATCCGAATGCATTAGGACTATACCTCGGACCGATCACGACTCTTTTGTTTTTTTTATTGGTAAAAAAAACAAAAGAGTTAATTACGAATTACGAATTACGAATTACGAATAAATGGTTTAATTTAGAATTGCTTAAAATAATCTTTTATCTTTTCACTTTTATCTTTTCACTTTTATCTATCTATTTTGCAAAAAGTGAAGCAGCCCTAGGCGCTATTTTAATTTCGATATTTTTCGGGTCGTTATTTATTTCAAAAAGATTTGCGATTGGGTTTATATTATTGGGGCTTATTTCTGGGGTAGTTATTTTTACAAATACAAACCTAAGGACATTTGCCTTGGAAAAGATCCAGCTTAAAGATTTTTCTGGTGAAGTTCGAAAACAGCAATGGAGAGAAACTACGGAAATGTTAAAAAACAATGGGGCAATTTTAGGGGTTGGATTATCTGGATATCAAAAAGCAGTAAATCCTTATCATCAAGAAGGAATATTTTTTAATGAATCACGTGATCCAGATTTTAGAAGAAAGATAGTAATCTTTGATGATAAATATAGAGCCGAACATTGGCGACCGGTTGAAGTTTATATGTATCCCCACAATATAATTCTTAATTTTTGGGTTGAGCTTGGATTACTGGGAGTAATTGCTTTTTTTGGTCTTGTGATTCAGTTTTTTTATTTTGGAGCGAAATTAATTCAAAATTCAAAATTCAAAATTCAAAATTCTTCTTTAAAAAATAATAAAATATTGATTATCGGAGTAATGTTTTCAATGGTGGAAATACTTATACACGGCATTGTCGATGTTCCATATTTTAAAAATGATTTATCATTTTTGTTTTGGTTAATATTTGCTATGATGGGTGTGTATTGGGTTGAGTATAAAAATAGCAACAGGAGGTAA
- a CDS encoding EamA family transporter produces MWIFIAISAYFINAGVYVADKFLLSKKIHSSISYAFFVGIWSVFNFLILPLDFWIPTFQEFSLDILAGLLFLITLIVWYKALHQSEATRVIPVVGALTPIFSFALSYIFFGEVFSERQFLAFIILVIGGIMISVKQTKIYILKEVSEKFRSIFGDVLGHVHAQYRPTRRLIVNSMASALLFASYYVLMKYIYSSQPFIGGFVWSRLGTFVGVLLMLFVADWRRKIVEQQKGQKSPKNMGFFFGVRLLAALAFILLNWSISLGNVAMINALQGIQFSFLIILVLVMSKKYPNILDEEMGRGVMFQKGVGVVLISLGLYVLVT; encoded by the coding sequence ATGTGGATATTCATTGCAATTTCAGCTTATTTTATAAATGCCGGAGTTTACGTGGCCGACAAATTCTTGTTGTCAAAAAAGATTCATTCTTCCATTTCTTATGCTTTTTTTGTAGGGATTTGGAGTGTTTTTAATTTTCTTATTTTGCCTCTCGATTTTTGGATACCGACTTTTCAAGAATTTTCTCTAGATATCCTTGCTGGCCTTTTATTCTTAATAACCTTAATCGTCTGGTATAAAGCCCTCCATCAGAGTGAGGCGACAAGAGTTATCCCGGTTGTTGGGGCGCTTACACCGATTTTTTCATTTGCACTGTCATATATTTTCTTTGGTGAAGTGTTTTCAGAAAGGCAGTTTTTAGCTTTTATTATACTTGTAATTGGGGGAATTATGATTTCAGTTAAGCAAACAAAAATATATATTCTAAAAGAAGTTAGTGAAAAGTTTAGAAGTATTTTTGGAGACGTTCTTGGCCATGTCCATGCTCAGTACAGGCCCACAAGAAGACTCATAGTTAATTCAATGGCCTCTGCTCTTCTCTTTGCTTCTTATTATGTGTTGATGAAATATATATATTCTAGCCAGCCTTTTATTGGTGGCTTTGTTTGGTCTAGACTTGGGACGTTTGTCGGTGTTTTGTTAATGCTTTTTGTAGCAGACTGGAGAAGGAAAATTGTTGAACAACAAAAGGGACAAAAGAGCCCAAAAAATATGGGATTCTTCTTTGGGGTCAGGCTACTCGCAGCACTGGCTTTTATTCTTTTGAATTGGTCCATTAGTCTTGGCAATGTCGCGATGATAAACGCTCTTCAAGGAATCCAATTTTCTTTTTTGATAATACTTGTATTGGTTATGTCTAAAAAATATCCCAATATCCTTGACGAAGAAATGGGGAGAGGTGTAATGTTTCAAAAAGGGGTTGGAGTTGTTTTGATTAGTTTAGGACTTTATGTTTTGGTAACTTAA
- a CDS encoding acyltransferase: MIEELVYLGLTSFLVLTIPILRKIYFSEERGVSITSERKGRYDFFDYLRGLAIIAVIVIHIGDSFYVEQSGNQVFIKLINNISRFAVPFFFISSGILLVRGNSLRQFFLNKTTRTFLPYFLITIMVGVYYNAGVLEIIRGFFAGKASLPYYFMAILLQFYLIYPFLVKYSKKKYFLHITFLITIIALFIEASWSFYGIPLFPRYLFLFAYGISQKDRFLSNSFSLGLKGKSFWIIVVLYYLFSSIYFQAYLYNVRIFYAIALFNLLFLLKDTLKNIPSYSFFCYLGRNSLWIYLIHYFIIQLIYPIAKQVSDNFYLQYLYFIVVGVPVSILLSLGFKLIYTLIVKTVKINPVK; the protein is encoded by the coding sequence ATGATAGAAGAACTTGTCTATTTAGGTTTAACTTCTTTTTTAGTTTTAACTATCCCTATTTTGAGAAAAATATATTTTTCAGAAGAACGGGGTGTTTCAATAACTAGTGAAAGAAAGGGAAGATATGACTTTTTTGACTATTTAAGAGGGCTGGCAATTATCGCTGTAATCGTTATTCATATTGGAGATAGTTTTTATGTAGAACAATCTGGTAATCAAGTTTTTATAAAACTAATAAATAATATTTCTAGATTTGCTGTACCGTTCTTTTTTATTAGCTCAGGAATACTTCTGGTAAGAGGAAATAGCTTGAGGCAATTTTTTCTCAATAAGACAACAAGAACCTTTTTACCTTATTTTTTAATAACTATTATGGTTGGGGTATATTATAATGCTGGAGTATTAGAAATAATTCGGGGATTTTTTGCTGGGAAAGCAAGTCTACCATATTATTTCATGGCAATTCTTTTGCAATTTTATTTAATCTATCCTTTTTTAGTAAAATATTCAAAAAAGAAATATTTTTTGCACATCACTTTTCTAATAACCATTATTGCACTTTTTATTGAAGCAAGTTGGAGTTTTTATGGCATACCTCTTTTCCCGCGCTATTTGTTTTTGTTTGCTTACGGAATATCTCAAAAGGATAGATTTTTATCTAATAGCTTTAGCCTAGGCTTAAAGGGAAAATCTTTTTGGATAATAGTTGTTCTTTATTATCTTTTTTCTTCTATTTATTTCCAGGCCTATCTTTATAACGTTAGAATATTTTATGCTATCGCCCTTTTTAATCTCCTTTTTTTGCTAAAAGATACATTAAAAAATATCCCTAGTTATTCATTCTTTTGTTATTTAGGTAGGAACAGTCTTTGGATATATTTAATTCATTATTTTATTATCCAGTTAATTTATCCAATTGCTAAGCAAGTAAGTGACAATTTTTATTTACAATATCTTTATTTTATTGTAGTTGGTGTTCCTGTCTCGATTTTATTATCACTTGGATTTAAATTAATTTATACTTTAATAGTCAAAACTGTTAAAATTAACCCAGTTAAATAA
- a CDS encoding glycoside hydrolase family 1 protein: MSDKKQILNFPKNFIWGTSTSAYQIEGGITCDWSEWEKKRVKTKEFIDSGNDPDNFICGKACDSYNRYSEDLDLVKELNCGAFRLGIEWARIEPDEFFWNAIEIEHYRALLTEARKKGIKTVVTLWHWTNPVWLSERGGWANPSVIKSYSRYVLKVIEELGGLIDYWVTLNEPLVHVFNGYIIKKFPPQKSSLKEASKVFNNLYKAHNQAYEMIHEIFPYANVSITEITSYYEPARKWNPLEVLMAKTIQYLVNERFLNKIKKHMDYIGIDYYFHDRLVFYPPFRKNRNKEINDMGWEIFPEGIYHVLMQLKKYKLPIFIMENGIPDRTDEKREAFIKDHLKYVHKAIEGGVDVRGYFYWSLLDNFEWAAGFGQKFGLYSVDRKTFERKARPSSRAYAKICLENKIEI, translated from the coding sequence ATGTCAGATAAAAAACAAATTCTTAACTTTCCAAAAAATTTTATTTGGGGAACATCAACAAGTGCCTACCAAATCGAAGGAGGGATTACTTGCGATTGGAGCGAATGGGAAAAGAAAAGAGTAAAAACAAAAGAATTTATTGACAGCGGAAATGATCCTGATAATTTTATTTGTGGTAAAGCTTGTGATTCATACAATAGATATTCAGAAGATCTTGATTTAGTAAAAGAACTAAACTGCGGAGCTTTTAGACTTGGGATTGAGTGGGCGAGAATTGAGCCAGATGAGTTTTTTTGGAACGCTATTGAAATAGAACACTATAGAGCACTTTTAACTGAGGCCAGAAAGAAAGGAATTAAGACGGTTGTGACTCTTTGGCATTGGACCAATCCAGTATGGTTAAGTGAGCGAGGTGGCTGGGCAAATCCTTCGGTCATAAAAAGTTACTCAAGATATGTATTAAAAGTTATTGAAGAACTCGGGGGCCTGATTGATTATTGGGTTACCCTGAATGAACCATTGGTCCATGTTTTTAATGGTTATATTATAAAAAAATTTCCTCCACAAAAAAGTTCCTTAAAAGAGGCGTCAAAAGTTTTTAATAATCTCTACAAAGCACATAATCAAGCCTACGAAATGATACATGAAATATTTCCATATGCTAATGTGAGCATTACCGAAATTACAAGTTACTATGAGCCAGCGAGGAAATGGAACCCCCTTGAAGTTCTGATGGCTAAGACAATTCAATATTTAGTTAATGAAAGATTTTTGAATAAAATTAAAAAACACATGGACTATATTGGTATTGATTATTATTTTCATGACAGGCTAGTTTTTTATCCCCCCTTTAGAAAAAATCGTAACAAGGAAATAAATGACATGGGATGGGAAATATTTCCCGAAGGAATTTATCATGTTTTAATGCAATTAAAAAAATATAAGCTACCAATTTTTATAATGGAGAACGGTATTCCAGATAGAACGGACGAGAAAAGAGAGGCTTTTATAAAAGACCACCTAAAATACGTGCACAAAGCCATAGAGGGAGGAGTTGATGTCCGAGGATATTTTTACTGGTCTCTTCTTGATAACTTTGAATGGGCTGCTGGTTTCGGACAAAAATTTGGTTTGTATAGTGTGGACAGAAAAACATTTGAAAGAAAAGCAAGACCAAGTTCAAGAGCGTATGCTAAAATTTGTTTAGAAAATAAGATAGAAATTTAG